Proteins encoded in a region of the Myxococcota bacterium genome:
- a CDS encoding glucose 1-dehydrogenase: protein MGTLDGRVAIVTGGASGIGARTVRVFAEQGARVVIGDMQEEAGRAVAAELGKSAVFQRTEVSREDEVRALVQRAEKEWGRLDCIFNNAGFGGALGPISETPVEEFDLSFAVLVRGVFLGMKHAAPLIARQGGSIINTASVAGIVAGYSPHTYAAAKAAVIQLSKSVALELGPQRVRVNAICPGFIATPLALNTVGRKASAEELAAASKTMAEAQAIPRPGDPDDIAQMALFLASDASSFVTGQAFAVDGGFAAGRRWEEQPDMFRRYRPFRIYRPAK, encoded by the coding sequence ATGGGAACACTCGACGGACGGGTGGCGATCGTGACCGGGGGCGCGAGCGGCATCGGCGCGCGCACCGTGCGCGTGTTCGCCGAGCAGGGCGCGCGCGTGGTGATCGGCGACATGCAGGAGGAGGCCGGCCGCGCGGTGGCCGCCGAGCTCGGGAAGTCGGCCGTGTTCCAGCGCACCGAAGTGAGTCGCGAGGACGAGGTGCGCGCGCTCGTGCAGCGCGCCGAGAAGGAGTGGGGCCGCCTCGACTGCATCTTCAACAACGCGGGCTTCGGCGGCGCGCTGGGCCCGATTTCCGAGACACCGGTGGAGGAGTTCGACCTGTCGTTCGCGGTGCTGGTGCGCGGCGTGTTTCTCGGCATGAAGCACGCGGCGCCGCTGATCGCGCGCCAGGGCGGGAGCATCATCAACACCGCGAGCGTGGCGGGCATCGTCGCCGGCTACTCACCCCACACCTACGCCGCCGCCAAGGCCGCGGTCATCCAGCTCTCCAAGTCAGTCGCGCTCGAGCTGGGGCCGCAGCGCGTGCGCGTGAACGCGATCTGCCCGGGCTTCATCGCCACGCCGCTCGCGCTCAACACCGTGGGCCGCAAGGCCAGCGCGGAGGAGCTCGCCGCCGCGAGCAAGACCATGGCCGAGGCCCAGGCGATCCCGCGGCCTGGCGATCCGGACGACATCGCGCAGATGGCGCTCTTCCTGGCCAGCGACGCGTCGAGCTTCGTGACGGGTCAGGCCTTCGCGGTCGACGGCGGCTTCGCGGCCGGCCGGCGCTGGGAGGAGCAGCCCGACATGTTCCGGCGCTACCGCCCGTTCCGGATCTACCGCCCGGCGAAGTGA